Proteins encoded in a region of the Ignavibacteriota bacterium genome:
- a CDS encoding 50S ribosomal protein L18, whose translation MSTKTHSSRRERIKKHIEKTVRGTTARPRLVVYRSLKHIYAQLVDDTSSKTVLGVSTLSEGVKTVLQTGAKDKKSIAKQVGIAVAKKAIENNIKTVVFDRNGYQYHGVVKSLAEGAREGGLVF comes from the coding sequence ATGAGTACAAAAACACATAGTTCCCGACGGGAGCGAATAAAAAAGCATATTGAGAAAACCGTTCGCGGTACGACAGCACGTCCTCGCTTGGTTGTGTATCGAAGTTTGAAACACATCTATGCTCAACTTGTTGATGATACGAGTTCAAAAACAGTACTCGGAGTTTCAACATTGTCTGAAGGTGTGAAAACCGTGTTACAAACAGGTGCAAAAGATAAAAAATCAATTGCGAAGCAAGTTGGAATTGCGGTAGCAAAAAAAGCAATTGAGAATAATATCAAGACAGTTGTATTCGATAGAAACGGATACCAATATCATGGAGTCGTGAAGTCGTTAGCAGAAGGTGCACGAGAAGGCGGATTAGTTTTCTAA
- the infA gene encoding translation initiation factor IF-1 codes for MAKQGPITIDGVITDTLPNAMFRVKLDNGHEILAVISGKMRMNYIRILVGDKVTVEMSPYDLTKGRIIYRYK; via the coding sequence ATGGCAAAACAAGGTCCCATTACAATTGATGGAGTGATAACTGATACATTGCCCAACGCGATGTTCCGTGTGAAACTCGACAATGGACATGAGATATTGGCAGTCATCTCCGGTAAAATGAGAATGAATTATATAAGAATATTAGTTGGCGATAAAGTCACAGTCGAAATGTCGCCATACGATTTGACTAAAGGACGTATCATCTACAGATATAAATGA
- the secY gene encoding preprotein translocase subunit SecY: MVRLSESFRNIFKIQELKQRIIYTALLLIVVRIGSHVTLPGVDGKVLVEATKSRVGDTLFGLYDLFVGGAFSNAAVFALGIMPYISASIIIQLLGAVIPYFQKLTKEGEEGRKKITQLTRYGTVFISILQAWGMSVQLMSMNAGGVPIVHAAVSPFMFQFSTMIVLTAGTIFVMWLGEQITERGIGNGISLIIFIGIIARFPNAILDEFQLLRSGVRGPIIELIILALMVLIVAGVIMITQATRRIPVQYAKRVVGRKVYGGVTQYIPMRVNTAGVMPIIFAQSLMFIPNTILTFFPDSEFMQSIAGYFQYTSITYSVVYALMIIFFTYFYTAVAFNPKDVAENMQKQGGFIPGIRPGKHTSDFIDNILTKITLPGSIFLAIVAILPGFMMNMGVTSSFASFFGGTSLLIIVGVGLDTLQQIESHLLMRHYDGFMKSGKLKGRRF, translated from the coding sequence ATGGTTAGATTAAGCGAAAGTTTTCGAAATATCTTCAAGATTCAGGAATTAAAGCAGCGAATAATTTACACTGCTTTACTCTTGATTGTCGTTCGTATTGGCTCACATGTTACGCTTCCCGGTGTTGATGGGAAAGTGCTTGTCGAAGCAACCAAGAGCCGTGTAGGTGACACACTTTTCGGCTTGTATGATTTATTCGTCGGTGGTGCATTCAGTAATGCCGCCGTTTTTGCGCTTGGTATCATGCCGTACATCAGTGCCTCAATTATTATTCAGTTACTTGGCGCTGTCATTCCTTATTTCCAGAAATTGACAAAAGAAGGAGAAGAAGGAAGAAAAAAGATTACTCAACTTACGCGTTATGGAACCGTGTTTATCTCCATTCTGCAAGCATGGGGAATGAGTGTTCAGTTGATGAGTATGAATGCAGGCGGAGTTCCCATCGTTCATGCGGCGGTGAGTCCGTTTATGTTTCAATTCTCGACGATGATTGTTCTCACTGCAGGAACAATTTTTGTCATGTGGCTTGGAGAGCAAATAACTGAACGAGGAATAGGTAATGGTATTTCATTGATTATCTTTATTGGTATCATTGCTCGTTTCCCTAACGCGATACTCGATGAATTTCAGTTATTGCGCTCAGGAGTTCGTGGACCGATTATCGAATTAATTATTCTCGCGCTCATGGTGTTAATCGTAGCAGGTGTTATTATGATTACACAGGCGACTCGAAGAATTCCTGTTCAATATGCAAAGCGAGTGGTCGGACGAAAAGTGTACGGTGGAGTTACTCAGTACATTCCGATGCGTGTAAATACAGCAGGCGTTATGCCAATTATTTTTGCACAGTCGCTCATGTTCATACCGAACACGATTCTGACATTCTTCCCGGACAGTGAATTTATGCAGTCAATTGCAGGGTATTTTCAATACACTTCGATTACCTATTCGGTTGTGTATGCGTTAATGATTATCTTCTTCACATATTTTTACACAGCAGTCGCATTCAACCCGAAAGACGTTGCTGAAAACATGCAGAAGCAAGGCGGCTTTATTCCCGGTATTCGACCCGGAAAACATACTTCAGATTTTATTGATAACATTCTCACGAAGATTACACTTCCCGGTTCAATTTTTCTTGCCATCGTAGCAATTCTTCCGGGGTTCATGATGAACATGGGTGTTACTTCAAGTTTTGCAAGTTTCTTTGGCGGTACGAGTTTGTTGATTATCGTTGGCGTTGGTCTTGATACATTACAACAAATTGAATCTCATTTGTTGATGCGCCACTACGATGGATTTATGAAGAGCGGTAAGCTCAAAGGCAGAAGATTTTAA
- the rplE gene encoding 50S ribosomal protein L5 yields the protein MAKDKKKTDAAEEKKSPAQQHGDEKGISPRMYELYTTTVIADLMKRFNYKNVMQVPHLKKICVNVGVGYGTQDAKVVDTVAKDLELIVGQKVVTTKAKKAISNFKLREGIPIGIRVTLRRQRMFEFLDRFISVAVPRLRDFRGFSDKSFDGRGNYTLGIKEHIIFPEIDIDKVTRMFGMDITFVTSANTDQEAYEMLKAIGMPFVKRDEPVEQQSSAK from the coding sequence ATGGCAAAAGATAAAAAGAAAACAGACGCAGCGGAAGAAAAAAAGTCTCCCGCCCAGCAACACGGTGATGAAAAGGGCATTTCGCCCAGAATGTATGAACTCTACACAACTACTGTTATTGCCGATTTGATGAAACGGTTTAATTACAAAAATGTTATGCAGGTTCCGCATCTCAAGAAAATTTGTGTAAATGTTGGTGTCGGCTATGGTACGCAGGATGCAAAAGTAGTTGATACTGTTGCGAAAGACCTTGAACTCATAGTAGGACAAAAAGTAGTAACGACTAAAGCAAAGAAGGCAATTTCAAATTTTAAGTTACGCGAGGGTATCCCGATTGGTATTCGGGTGACCTTACGACGTCAGAGAATGTTTGAGTTTCTTGACAGATTTATTAGTGTCGCTGTTCCGCGTCTTAGAGATTTTCGTGGTTTCTCCGATAAGTCATTTGATGGTAGAGGGAACTATACGCTTGGAATCAAAGAACATATTATTTTCCCTGAAATTGATATTGATAAAGTAACAAGAATGTTCGGTATGGATATTACGTTTGTAACTTCAGCGAATACGGATCAGGAAGCATACGAAATGCTGAAAGCAATCGGGATGCCGTTTGTGAAACGAGACGAACCTGTTGAACAACAATCTTCAGCAAAGTAA
- the map gene encoding type I methionyl aminopeptidase — translation MSKALIKSPYEIELIRNSSRIVAEVLRLLGQIIRPGISTKELDSFAEDFIRSQDAVPAFKGYGFNKHNKFPASICASVDDQVVHGIPNDYHLKEGEIISIDVGVKKNNYFGDGAWTYQVGRISDAKLRLLRITEESLYEGIKQATNGNRVCDISQAVQTHVESNGYSVVRELVGHGVGRQLHEKPNIPNFTEKSPTMKLVPGMTIAIEPMVNAGAYDVFTDSDGWTVKTEDGFPSAHFEHTVLITENGAEILTV, via the coding sequence ATGTCGAAAGCATTAATTAAATCTCCGTATGAAATTGAACTCATACGAAACAGCAGTCGGATTGTCGCTGAAGTATTAAGATTGTTAGGTCAGATAATTCGCCCGGGAATCAGTACAAAAGAATTAGATAGTTTTGCTGAGGATTTCATTCGCTCGCAAGATGCTGTTCCGGCGTTCAAAGGTTACGGATTTAACAAGCATAATAAATTTCCGGCAAGTATTTGTGCCTCGGTTGATGACCAGGTTGTTCATGGAATTCCGAATGACTACCATCTAAAAGAAGGGGAAATTATCTCCATTGATGTCGGAGTAAAGAAAAATAATTACTTCGGTGATGGTGCGTGGACGTATCAAGTCGGAAGAATATCTGACGCGAAACTGCGGCTGTTGAGAATAACAGAAGAGTCACTGTACGAGGGAATAAAGCAAGCGACAAACGGAAATCGTGTTTGCGATATTTCTCAGGCAGTACAAACACATGTAGAAAGTAACGGGTACTCGGTCGTCAGAGAATTAGTTGGTCATGGAGTTGGAAGACAACTTCATGAGAAGCCGAATATCCCGAACTTTACAGAAAAAAGCCCGACGATGAAATTAGTGCCGGGCATGACAATCGCAATTGAGCCGATGGTGAATGCAGGTGCGTACGATGTGTTTACCGATTCGGACGGTTGGACAGTAAAAACAGAAGATGGGTTTCCATCTGCTCACTTTGAGCATACGGTTTTAATAACGGAAAATGGCGCAGAAATATTAACAGTGTAA
- the rpsH gene encoding 30S ribosomal protein S8, whose translation MNTTDPIADFLARINNAIRAGHKKVDIPASNMKRALSKVLAEHNFINGYTELQDSPQGTIRLALKYMSGTNAIQGLKRVSRPGRRLYVPSSEIPRVLNGLGMAIISTSKGILTDAQAKEANVGGEVLCFVW comes from the coding sequence ATGAATACAACAGACCCAATTGCAGATTTTTTAGCTCGCATCAACAATGCAATTCGAGCAGGACATAAAAAAGTTGATATCCCTGCATCGAACATGAAACGAGCGCTCTCAAAAGTTTTAGCAGAACATAATTTTATTAACGGCTATACTGAACTTCAGGATTCTCCTCAGGGAACGATTCGGCTTGCATTGAAATATATGTCAGGCACAAATGCGATTCAAGGATTAAAAAGAGTTAGCCGACCTGGACGAAGGTTGTATGTTCCATCGTCTGAAATTCCCCGCGTGTTAAACGGTTTAGGCATGGCAATTATTTCCACATCGAAGGGAATTTTGACAGATGCTCAAGCTAAAGAAGCAAATGTCGGCGGTGAAGTTTTATGTTTTGTTTGGTAG
- the rpsK gene encoding 30S ribosomal protein S11, giving the protein MAKQSSASAAAAKKKRRVQVDVTGKVFIKATFNNVQVTIADVYGNVISWSSAGRNGFKGSRKNTPFAAQVSAEAAAKEAYDLGLRKVDVFVKGPGSGREAGIRSLTTCGLEVLSIRDITPIPHNGCRPPKRRRV; this is encoded by the coding sequence ATGGCAAAACAAAGTAGTGCTTCTGCGGCTGCAGCAAAAAAGAAACGCCGCGTTCAGGTTGATGTTACCGGGAAAGTTTTTATCAAGGCAACATTCAACAATGTCCAGGTAACTATTGCCGATGTCTATGGCAATGTTATCAGTTGGTCTTCAGCAGGAAGAAACGGATTCAAAGGTTCACGGAAAAATACCCCGTTTGCCGCTCAGGTTTCAGCAGAAGCCGCCGCAAAGGAAGCGTACGACTTAGGATTACGGAAAGTGGATGTCTTTGTCAAAGGTCCGGGTTCCGGTCGTGAAGCGGGCATTCGTTCATTGACTACCTGCGGATTGGAAGTTCTGAGTATTCGGGACATCACGCCGATTCCACACAACGGTTGCCGACCACCAAAACGCCGTCGTGTCTAA
- the rpsD gene encoding 30S ribosomal protein S4: MGRYLDSSCRLCRRERTKLFLKGTKCFTEKCPVERRGYPPGQHGQSRRQKTSEYGVQLREKQKIRRMYGLMEEQFHQYFEKALAQPGRTGENLVKLLERRLDNVVYRMGFAPSRKAARQLVNHGHLLVNDKVVTIPSYLIRPGEVVQIRERSKKMEVFHSSMKRIKDTMLPTWVSLDKAKMAGTFLSIPERADIPLNANEQLVVELYSK, encoded by the coding sequence ATGGGTCGTTATTTAGATTCAAGTTGTCGTTTATGCCGAAGAGAACGTACGAAGTTGTTCCTCAAAGGAACAAAGTGCTTCACTGAAAAATGTCCGGTTGAGCGGAGAGGGTATCCTCCTGGCCAGCATGGACAATCTCGCCGTCAGAAAACGTCGGAGTACGGAGTTCAGCTTCGCGAGAAGCAGAAAATCCGTCGTATGTATGGATTAATGGAAGAACAATTTCATCAGTATTTTGAAAAAGCATTAGCCCAGCCCGGAAGAACGGGCGAAAACTTAGTGAAATTGTTAGAACGTCGGTTGGATAATGTTGTGTACCGTATGGGATTTGCTCCATCGCGCAAAGCAGCGCGGCAACTTGTCAATCATGGACATTTGTTGGTCAACGATAAAGTGGTAACAATACCATCGTATCTCATTCGCCCCGGTGAAGTAGTACAAATCCGGGAGCGGAGTAAGAAAATGGAAGTTTTTCATTCTTCGATGAAGCGCATAAAAGATACAATGCTACCGACATGGGTAAGTTTAGACAAAGCAAAAATGGCAGGAACGTTCTTGAGTATTCCGGAGCGTGCTGACATTCCGCTGAATGCAAACGAACAACTTGTTGTTGAGCTTTATTCAAAGTAA
- the rpmJ gene encoding 50S ribosomal protein L36: MKVRSSVKKLCDNCKIIKRNGVVRIICKNPKHKQRQG; the protein is encoded by the coding sequence ATGAAAGTTCGTTCATCAGTAAAGAAATTATGTGATAATTGTAAAATTATCAAACGCAACGGCGTTGTGCGGATTATTTGTAAAAATCCAAAACACAAACAACGTCAGGGTTAA
- the rpsE gene encoding 30S ribosomal protein S5, with product MENRLKRVKASELDLKDRLVAINRVAKVVKGGKRFSFSALVVVGDGNGHVGIGLGKANEVQDAVAKGVEEAKKNVVKVNIGRGTIPHAVLGRFGASRVMLKPASPGTGLIAGGGVRAVLESAGVKDVLTKSIGSSNPQNVVKATMQGLMTLRDAAAVAMNRGTSINKLFSMTVEATTN from the coding sequence TTGGAGAATCGTTTGAAAAGAGTTAAAGCAAGTGAATTAGACCTCAAGGATCGGTTAGTAGCAATCAACCGTGTCGCAAAGGTAGTGAAAGGCGGTAAACGCTTTAGCTTCAGTGCGCTCGTTGTTGTTGGTGACGGAAATGGTCACGTAGGTATCGGTCTGGGAAAAGCAAACGAAGTTCAGGACGCAGTCGCAAAAGGCGTAGAAGAAGCCAAAAAGAATGTTGTAAAAGTGAACATAGGCAGAGGAACTATTCCTCATGCAGTTCTCGGACGTTTTGGCGCGTCAAGAGTTATGTTGAAACCGGCTTCACCCGGAACAGGACTTATTGCCGGTGGCGGTGTGAGAGCAGTGTTGGAGTCTGCCGGTGTAAAAGATGTTTTAACGAAATCCATTGGCTCATCGAATCCTCAAAATGTCGTGAAAGCGACAATGCAGGGATTAATGACCTTACGTGATGCCGCGGCGGTAGCGATGAACCGCGGTACATCAATTAATAAATTATTCAGTATGACTGTAGAAGCAACGACGAACTAA
- the rplF gene encoding 50S ribosomal protein L6 — MSRIGRKPVPVAKGVKIEKSSDILKVKGPKGELTAKVPTSISIEVKESELFITRSSDEKSQRALHGTWRALINNLVKGVSEGFQRKLEIVGVGYKAEMKGKRLQLNLGYSHPIIFVPPDSVKVEVPIPTNILVSGIDKQLVGQVASKIRSFRPPEPYKGKGVKYEGEYIRRKAGKAAATAGAK; from the coding sequence GTGTCAAGAATTGGCAGAAAACCTGTTCCGGTAGCAAAGGGTGTGAAGATTGAAAAATCATCTGACATACTCAAAGTGAAGGGACCCAAAGGAGAGTTAACGGCAAAAGTACCAACTTCAATTAGTATTGAAGTCAAGGAATCAGAATTATTTATCACCCGTTCTTCTGATGAAAAAAGTCAACGTGCTTTACATGGAACATGGCGCGCACTCATTAATAATTTGGTAAAGGGTGTTTCGGAAGGATTTCAACGCAAACTTGAAATTGTGGGCGTCGGTTACAAGGCTGAAATGAAAGGGAAGAGACTTCAATTAAACCTGGGGTATTCTCATCCGATTATTTTCGTCCCGCCGGACTCCGTTAAGGTTGAAGTTCCTATTCCGACGAACATTTTAGTTTCAGGAATTGATAAACAATTAGTCGGTCAGGTTGCATCGAAAATTCGTTCCTTCAGACCACCGGAACCTTACAAGGGTAAAGGAGTGAAGTATGAAGGTGAATATATTAGAAGAAAAGCAGGTAAAGCCGCGGCAACAGCCGGAGCGAAATAA
- a CDS encoding 50S ribosomal protein L24, translating into MNIHKNDQVKVIAGNARGKTGKVLKVFRDVDRVIVEGVNIIKRHTKPNVKNPQGGVVQKEAPINVSNVMVICPKCGKQTRIGHKSIQDTISARKKTMRICRKCEEMF; encoded by the coding sequence ATGAATATTCACAAAAATGACCAAGTAAAAGTAATTGCAGGAAATGCACGTGGAAAAACCGGAAAGGTATTGAAGGTTTTTCGTGATGTGGATCGCGTAATCGTTGAAGGCGTAAATATTATTAAACGTCATACTAAGCCCAATGTGAAGAATCCGCAGGGCGGCGTAGTTCAGAAAGAAGCGCCAATTAATGTATCGAATGTGATGGTGATTTGTCCCAAGTGCGGTAAGCAAACTCGTATCGGGCATAAATCAATACAGGATACTATTTCAGCCAGGAAAAAAACCATGCGCATTTGTAGAAAATGCGAAGAAATGTTTTAA
- the rpsM gene encoding 30S ribosomal protein S13, producing the protein MARIAGVDLPKQKRSEIGLTYIHGIGRTSAKKILTSAGVDFNKRVSELTDEEVAKIRSIITSDFKVEGALRSEVQMNIKRLMDINCYRGLRHRKGLPVRGQRTKTNSRTRKGKRKTVAGKKKAAAKK; encoded by the coding sequence GTGGCTCGTATCGCCGGAGTTGATTTACCAAAACAAAAACGTTCAGAAATTGGTCTGACATATATCCATGGCATCGGCAGAACAAGTGCGAAGAAAATTCTTACTTCTGCAGGTGTGGATTTTAATAAACGCGTAAGTGAGTTAACGGATGAAGAAGTAGCAAAAATCCGTTCCATTATTACAAGCGATTTTAAGGTCGAAGGCGCATTACGCAGTGAAGTGCAAATGAACATCAAACGATTGATGGACATTAACTGTTATCGCGGTCTCCGTCATCGGAAAGGATTACCTGTGCGCGGACAACGTACGAAAACAAACTCGCGTACGCGCAAAGGGAAACGTAAGACAGTCGCCGGCAAGAAGAAAGCCGCAGCGAAGAAGTAA
- the rplO gene encoding 50S ribosomal protein L15, whose product MTKGLNNLQYAEGSRKRVKRIGRGQGSGHGGTATKGNKGAHSRSGAKFRNWFEGGQMPLNRRIPKVGFFSPFRVEYQAVNVARLEELASKGKLTAEKIDPAFLFSIGAISSRTQPVKILGEGEIKTKLNIVAHAFSETAKQKIESAGGSAQTVATSSR is encoded by the coding sequence ATGACAAAAGGTCTTAATAATTTACAGTACGCAGAAGGTTCACGGAAACGCGTAAAGCGCATAGGTCGTGGACAAGGTTCGGGGCATGGCGGTACAGCGACGAAAGGAAACAAAGGAGCGCACTCACGTTCCGGCGCAAAGTTTCGTAATTGGTTTGAAGGCGGACAGATGCCTTTAAACCGTCGTATCCCTAAAGTCGGTTTCTTCAGTCCGTTCCGGGTAGAATATCAAGCGGTAAACGTTGCACGTCTTGAAGAACTTGCAAGTAAGGGAAAACTTACGGCAGAAAAAATTGACCCTGCATTTTTATTTTCTATAGGTGCGATTTCTTCACGAACTCAGCCGGTTAAGATTCTTGGCGAAGGGGAAATCAAAACAAAGTTGAACATTGTTGCTCACGCTTTTAGTGAGACAGCAAAACAAAAAATTGAATCAGCAGGCGGTTCAGCACAAACAGTTGCAACAAGTTCACGGTAA
- a CDS encoding type Z 30S ribosomal protein S14, with the protein MARLAMVAKAKRTPKFEVRKHNRCGVCGRPRAYLRKFGMCRLCFRSRALDGKIPGIVKASW; encoded by the coding sequence ATGGCAAGATTAGCAATGGTCGCGAAAGCGAAACGAACACCAAAATTTGAAGTACGAAAACATAATCGTTGCGGAGTATGTGGACGTCCGCGGGCATATCTCCGAAAATTCGGCATGTGCAGATTATGCTTCCGTTCACGCGCACTTGATGGAAAAATACCCGGTATTGTGAAAGCAAGTTGGTAA
- the rpmD gene encoding 50S ribosomal protein L30 encodes MAKKLRITQLVSQIDCLEKQKRTIEALGLGRPSYSVIKSDTPIIRGMITRVRHLIKVEEIDAA; translated from the coding sequence ATGGCAAAGAAACTTCGAATAACACAGCTTGTCAGCCAGATTGACTGTTTGGAAAAACAAAAACGTACTATTGAAGCGCTTGGACTCGGACGACCATCATATTCAGTGATTAAATCTGATACACCAATCATTCGCGGGATGATCACACGAGTACGACATCTCATTAAAGTCGAAGAAATAGACGCAGCTTAA